The genomic stretch CGGTGGTGTAGTCCTTGCGTCCCGGATCTTCGCGTTCCGGGCTGTATGCCAGGAAAAAGTCCTTGCCGGCCTTCAGACCGCTTGCTTTCTGCAGGATCGGTTTGACGAGATCTCGCGTCGTGCCGGGATAGGTGGTTGACTCGAGGGTGATAAGCTGTCCCGGCCGGAGTGTCTTTCCGATGGCATGTGCGGTCGACTCCACGTAGCTCATATCGGGGTCGCGCGTCTTGGAAAGCGGAGTTGGCACACAGATGACGATCACGTCGGGCTTGCCGAGATCGGCCATGTTGGCCGTGGCGCGAAAGCGCTTTGAATCGATCAGGGTCTGTATTTGTGAATCCGGAATGTGCTGAATGTAGCTTTTGCCGGTATTCAGCATTTTGACCTTCTGCGGGTCCACGTCGAATGCGAGGATCGAGTAACCGGCCTTCCCGAATGTGCGTGCCAGCGGCAGACCGACATAGCCCATTCCCATCACGCCGACGAGGGCTTTCTTGTCGCGAATCTTCTTTTCCAGCTTTGCGATGTCCAAAGGACCACTCCTTAGATTTCCAGTCTGTTATCGAGCTTCAGCCTCGGTCGTCGTCCATCCGGGGCGCGGGATTCAGTCTGATTCGGCCGCCGGAACACACGAAAACCGATTCGAAACGGCTCATTAGAAAGCCGGTCGTGAAGCGTCGCAAGGGGAGTCCGCAGCCGCAAATCGTCCGAATCCGGGTCAATCCGCGTTATCAGCCCTGCCGTGCGAGGGCCGCACATCCTTCCAAAAATAATGCACCTAAATTTGTCCCACCCGCCGACGGGACGCCGATCTTCTTGTCCGGTCGTGGGTTGGACCAGGCAGTGTCCAACGATGCACGGGCCCAGATCGATCGTCGCCGAGCCTCTGGACCGAAGCGGATCCATTTTGATCGAGGCTTCTGCACCGCGAACCGTGGAGACCCCGCCATGAACAGCACATCTGACGGTAACAGCCTGTTTCGGATCGCGCGATTGGTCGGCCGCTACACCCTCGCACTCGCGGCCGGCGGGCTGTTTGTCTGGCTCTCATGGAACAGCCAGCCTCACGACACGCTGTCTGCCAGCGATTCAGTTCTGCTTAATTCGAGCGGGTCCCTGGGGGACACCTCAACGACTAGAGACGATGATTCGCTGGCGAAGCCGGCCGGCCCCGTCTCACCTGGTCGCAAAGCGTTAGAACCTCATCTCGCAACTGCGAGCGGCGGCGGACCCGATTCACCACCACTCGCCGGATCCGGGAACATCTCGGCCGACCACCCATCAACAGGACCGCCATCGGAATAGACCTAGCCGACAGACGATCAAAGCAACACCGGCCCTAAAAAGACGGAAAGCCGACGGTGAGATCGCCGCCGGCTTTCGCGTTTTTGCGAGAACAGCCAATTTCAGATTTCATTGCGGGCCGCGCGATGCGACCCGCCCTGCACGCACGCCACCAAGAGGGCATGCGCGACGCGTGTCCTCATGCGGCGCAGTTGATCAGTTGGCAACCTTTGCTCGGACTCCCATCGCATTCAGCACGAACGCCCATCGATCCGCTGCCTCCTCGATTTGAATCTTCGTCGACTTTCCGGCTCCGTGACCGGCCCGCGTTTCTATGCGGATCAGTATCGGATTGTCGCACGACTGGGCCGCCTGCAGAGCGGCCGCGAATTTAAAGCTATGCGCCGGCACGACGCGATCGTCATGGTCGCCGGTTGTGACCATGGTCGGGGGATAACAGACACCGGGCTTCACGTTGTGATAAGGCGAATATGCAAGCAGATACTTGAACATGGATTCGTCTTCGATCTTTCCGTAGTCACTGGTCCATGCGTGCCCGATCGTAAAGAGCTGAAAACGCAGCATATCGAGAACGCCGACATTCGGGAGACAGGCGCCGAAGAGGTCGGGCCTCTGCACCATGCACGCGCCGATCAAGAGGCCGCCGTTGCTTGATCCTCCGATGGCGATCTTCTTGTGCGACGTGTATTTGTTGTCAATCAACCACTCCGCCGCGGAAATGAAATCGTCGAATACGTTCTGTTTCTTCATCAGGCGTCCGGCATCATGCCATGCCTTACCGTATTCGCCGCCTCCGCGCAGATTGGCCTGGGCATAGACGCCGCCCATCTCCATCCAGACAAGATTCGACACGCTGAAAACCGGCGGCAGCGGAATGTTGAAACCGCCGTAACCGTAGAGGAAGGTGGGGTTGTTACCCGTCAGCTTCAGACCTTTCCTGTGGCAGATAAACATCGGAATCTGGGTGCCGTCCTTGCTGCTGTAGAAGACCTGCTTGGTCTCGTAATTGGATGGATCGAAATCGACTTTCGGCGTGCGAAACGCCTCGCTCTTGCCCGTTGTGATGTCGTATCGATAGGTCGTCCACGGCGTATTAAAGCTCGCGTAGGAGTAAAACGTCTCTTTGTCTTCCTTCCTCCCGCCGAATCCGCTCGCGGCGCCCAGCCCCGGCAATTCAACCTCGCGGACCACATGGCCGTCGTAGCTGACGAGTTTCACGACGCTGTGCGCGTCCTTCAGATAGCTGGCGATGAAATGTCTGCCAACGTGAGACACCGACTGCAGCGCCTCCGGCTGCTCGGCGATCATTTCACGCCAATTGGATTTGTCAGGATTTCGAAGATCGATGGCGATGACGCGGCCCTTCGGCGCGTTCAGATCGGTCTTGAACCACAGGACCGGACCGTCGTTGTCGATAAAGTCGTACTCCGCTTCCAATTCGCTGATGAGTTCAATGACAGGCGAATCGGGCACGGACAGCACCTTGTAGAACAGACGGTTCTTGGGATCGGTACCCTCCGTGACGTTGATAATCAGGTAGCCACCGTCGTCGCTGACGGTGCCGTAGAAGCCCCAATCCTTGTGATCCTTGCGTTCATAAATAAGGCGGTCTTCGCTCTGCGGCTTGCCCAGTTCGTGGTAGTAGAGCTTCTGGAAATAATTCGCGCCGGACAACTCCGCGCCCTTCGCGGGTTCATCAAATCGGCTATAGAAGAACCCTTTGCCGTTCCGCGCCCATGAGGCGCCCGTAAACTTCGCCCATTCGACATTGTCCAGCAGATCCTTGCCGGTCTCCACCTCGCGGACACGGAAAGTTCGCCAGTCCGACCCGCCGTCCGACACTCCGTAGACGACCTTGGTGCCGTCCTGATCGACATCGAAACTCGCGAGCGACACGGTTCCGTCACTCGAGAGCGTGTTCGGATCGAGCAGGATTCGCGGTTCGCCGTTAAGGCCGTCCATGACGTACATCACGCTTTGATTCTGAAGTCCGTCGTTTCGCGAGAAGAAGTATCGGTTGCCTCGCTTGATCGGTGTGCCGAAGCGCTCGAAATTCCAGAGCTTCTCCAGGCGCGCACGAATTTTTTCGCGCTCCGGAATGCTCTCAAGGTAAGCGAACGTCACCTTGTTCTCCGCCGTAACCCATGCCTTTGTCTCTTCGGAATTGTCGTCCTCGAGCCACCGATACGGGTCGGCCACCTCGACGCCGTGGATCGAATCCACAACGGAATCCCGCCGCGTTTCGGGATATTCAACACGCTGAGCCGGCCGAGTGGCGACGCTGGAGCAACCGAACAGCCCGGCGACCAGCATGAGCAAGGCGCCGGCGGCGGGCATCCTCGCACGGGTTGTCCAACGAGAAGATCGAGAAATAGATGGGAAAAGCGGTGAAAACATGAACGTTCCCTTCAATATGTGAGTGGCGAACAGACCGGGTCGCGGGCGCGGACCGTCGATCGGGCCGGCTACCTTACGACCCCCATGTGCGAGAATTCACCCGAACTGACGGAATAACGAGCCATCCCGTCGGGCTTTTCGCCCCCCCATTGTGCCCGGCCGGCGATCGATTTCAAGCGGAACGGATTGTGGCATTTTTCAGCAACGGCACAATCGGACCACCACCCGGGAATGAGCAACCCGATGTATTCTGCCAGGAAAGCCGCGATTGGGCTCCAGAGAAGGCGACATCCCGTACCCAATCGCGATACCATAGCCGCGCAGAAAGGAGCGACCTTCATGTTTATCCAGTTTCGACCGTTCATTCTGGCCGCTTTGGCGGCGATCGGATCGCTGGTAATCGCCGCCGTAACATCCACCGCAAATGAACAGTCAGCGACGCAGCCCACCGCCCAGGACGTACGAATGGCGCCCGGCGATTCCCCGAAGGCATCCACGCCAGCCGACAAGCGGAAGGCACTCGAAGCGAAATTCAAGTCCACACTCACCGATGTGGTCTTTCGCGGCTCATGGCAGATGACCAACGCCGAGGGCCTTCAGGGCAAAGCCCCGCTCTCGCCGCCTCATACTGAGCGATACACCATCAAAGGCGTGTCCAAAGGACTCGACGACAACTGGATCATCACGGCGCGCGTTCAATTCGCCGACCGGGATGTTGAATTGCCGTTCAACGTCCGCGTGGTCTGGGCTGAAGATGTTCCGATCATTACGCTCGACAAGACCGAACTGCCCTTGCTGGGTACCTACTCCGCCCGCGTCATGATTCACGACGGATTCTACGCGGGCACCTGGTTCGGAACGAACTACGGCGGCGTGCTCCAAGGGCAGATCATCAAGGCGGCCGACGAAAAGCGCATCGAAGAAATGGCTGAAAAAGCCAATGAAATCACCTTGCCGCCGAAACCATCAAAGTAAATCGTGCCGGGGCGGTTAATCTGCCCGGCAATAAGACCCGATCCTGAACAGGAAGCAATGCAATGAACCAGAAGATCACGCAAGCCAAAAGAAAAGGATTTCTGACCATGACCGTGTTTGCCGCCATCAGTTCGCCGCTGTCGTCCGCCTCGTTCTCGCCGACCCTCGGTCCGAGCGAAATAAGTGCTGATGAGAAAATGGCCAAGCCGCTTGGCGCGCCGACGCGCGATCAAATCGCCGAGAAGGACAAATGGAATCTCTCGGATATTTTTGAAAACGACGCCGCCTTCAATGCCGCGTTTGACCGAACCGCTGCGAAGATCCCTGAGGTCAAGGCATTGCGCGGCACGCTCTCGGCCTCCGGGGATTCACTGCTGGCGGCACTGAAAGCGCGTGACACACTCATGCTCGAACTTGACCGGCTCATTGTTTATGCCGGACTGAGTTATCACCAGGACATGTCGGTCAGTGCGGCACAGGCGCGTGACAGCCGCACGCACACTCTCGCCACGACCGCCGGCGAAGCGACGAGTTGGTTCGTCCCCGAGATGCTGACGATACCGTGGGAGACGATCGAATCATGGATGAAGGAGAACAAGGACCTCGCGATCTATCGTCACGCCCTCGAGGACATCCAGCGTGAGAAGGCGCACTACCTGTCGCCCCGCGAGGAAGAGCTGCTCGCGATGACGGGCGAAGTGACCGCGGCACCGGGCAATATCTACGGACTCTTCACGAATGCGGAC from Phycisphaerae bacterium encodes the following:
- a CDS encoding S9 family peptidase — its product is MLVAGLFGCSSVATRPAQRVEYPETRRDSVVDSIHGVEVADPYRWLEDDNSEETKAWVTAENKVTFAYLESIPEREKIRARLEKLWNFERFGTPIKRGNRYFFSRNDGLQNQSVMYVMDGLNGEPRILLDPNTLSSDGTVSLASFDVDQDGTKVVYGVSDGGSDWRTFRVREVETGKDLLDNVEWAKFTGASWARNGKGFFYSRFDEPAKGAELSGANYFQKLYYHELGKPQSEDRLIYERKDHKDWGFYGTVSDDGGYLIINVTEGTDPKNRLFYKVLSVPDSPVIELISELEAEYDFIDNDGPVLWFKTDLNAPKGRVIAIDLRNPDKSNWREMIAEQPEALQSVSHVGRHFIASYLKDAHSVVKLVSYDGHVVREVELPGLGAASGFGGRKEDKETFYSYASFNTPWTTYRYDITTGKSEAFRTPKVDFDPSNYETKQVFYSSKDGTQIPMFICHRKGLKLTGNNPTFLYGYGGFNIPLPPVFSVSNLVWMEMGGVYAQANLRGGGEYGKAWHDAGRLMKKQNVFDDFISAAEWLIDNKYTSHKKIAIGGSSNGGLLIGACMVQRPDLFGACLPNVGVLDMLRFQLFTIGHAWTSDYGKIEDESMFKYLLAYSPYHNVKPGVCYPPTMVTTGDHDDRVVPAHSFKFAAALQAAQSCDNPILIRIETRAGHGAGKSTKIQIEEAADRWAFVLNAMGVRAKVAN